The following are encoded together in the Aerococcus mictus genome:
- the tmk gene encoding dTMP kinase has translation MPGVFISFEGPDGSGKTTLIKGLKARLDQDLKQAPIFSREPGGDRIAEEIRDIILSPANIELDARSEALLYAASRAQHLAQKIRPALAAGNMVLCDRYVDSSIAYQGYGRQLGGQAVKLINEFAIDGLLPDLTLYCDISAEEGIARIEAGRTNEINRLDQESIAFHRRVVQGYQDLLKESPDRIVPIDASQPAEVMQATAYELIRQRFPKFFS, from the coding sequence ATGCCAGGTGTATTTATCAGCTTTGAAGGACCGGATGGATCAGGAAAGACTACCCTAATCAAGGGTCTCAAGGCACGTTTGGACCAAGATTTAAAACAGGCTCCAATTTTTTCTAGGGAGCCGGGGGGAGATCGGATCGCTGAAGAAATTCGTGACATCATTCTCTCTCCAGCTAATATCGAACTCGATGCCCGGTCAGAGGCCTTACTCTATGCGGCGAGTCGTGCCCAGCATCTGGCCCAAAAGATCCGTCCTGCCCTAGCCGCTGGAAACATGGTCCTCTGTGACCGCTATGTGGATAGTTCCATTGCCTACCAAGGTTATGGCCGTCAACTGGGTGGCCAGGCTGTTAAGTTGATCAATGAATTTGCGATCGATGGCTTACTGCCCGATTTAACCCTCTACTGTGATATTTCCGCTGAGGAGGGCATTGCTCGGATTGAAGCCGGCCGGACTAATGAAATCAACCGCTTGGACCAAGAATCCATCGCTTTTCACCGCCGGGTCGTCCAGGGCTACCAAGATCTCTTGAAAGAAAGCCCGGACCGGATTGTTCCCATTGATGCTAGCCAACCCGCTGAGGTCATGCAAGCGACCGCTTATGAGTTGATTCGCCAACGTTTTCCCAAATTTTTTTCCTAG
- the recR gene encoding recombination mediator RecR, which produces MQYPEPIARLIDSFKKLPGIGAKTAARLAFFVLDMDQADVNDFAEALNRVKQEMTTCSVCGNVTQEDPCLICRDNDREGSVLMVVEEARDVMAMERMQNYHGKYHVLHGVLSPMDGTGPDDLNIRSLLQRLQDTQIQEVIIATNATAEGEATATYLARLIKPAQIKVSRIAYGLSVGSDIEYADEMTLMRALDGRQEL; this is translated from the coding sequence ATGCAATATCCCGAACCGATCGCGCGCTTGATCGATAGCTTCAAGAAATTACCCGGGATTGGAGCCAAAACAGCGGCTCGTTTAGCTTTTTTTGTCTTGGATATGGACCAGGCCGATGTGAATGACTTTGCTGAGGCCTTGAACCGGGTCAAGCAGGAAATGACTACCTGTTCGGTCTGCGGTAATGTGACCCAGGAAGACCCGTGTTTAATTTGCCGGGATAATGACCGGGAGGGGTCGGTGCTGATGGTGGTTGAAGAGGCCCGTGACGTGATGGCCATGGAAAGAATGCAAAACTACCACGGTAAGTATCATGTTCTTCATGGCGTCCTCTCACCTATGGATGGGACCGGACCGGATGACTTAAATATCCGCTCACTCTTGCAACGCTTGCAGGATACCCAGATTCAAGAAGTAATTATTGCTACTAATGCGACCGCTGAAGGGGAGGCGACGGCTACCTATCTGGCCCGGTTAATCAAGCCCGCCCAAATCAAGGTCAGTCGGATTGCTTATGGTCTATCGGTGGGTAGTGACATTGAATATGCAGATGAGATGACCCTAATGCGGGCCCTTGATGGCCGTCAAGAACTCTAA
- a CDS encoding YbaB/EbfC family nucleoid-associated protein: MANNMMNMQKMLKEAKKMQAKLEESQKDLEKQVFEGKEPSGMIKAKVGGDRRVKAIEMDPAVIDPEDPDMLSDLLIAAVNDGLSKVDSAQESNMGNLSKGFPGF, from the coding sequence ATGGCAAACAATATGATGAACATGCAAAAAATGCTCAAAGAAGCTAAAAAGATGCAAGCAAAATTAGAAGAATCCCAAAAGGACTTGGAAAAACAAGTCTTTGAAGGCAAAGAACCTTCAGGCATGATTAAAGCCAAGGTAGGGGGCGACCGCCGGGTTAAGGCTATTGAAATGGATCCAGCCGTGATTGATCCTGAAGACCCTGACATGCTCAGTGATCTCCTGATTGCGGCAGTCAATGACGGTTTAAGTAAGGTGGATAGTGCTCAAGAATCGAATATGGGAAACCTTTCTAAAGGCTTTCCCGGCTTCTAG
- the dnaX gene encoding DNA polymerase III subunit gamma/tau, with translation MVENEGREAMMSYQALYRKWRPQTFADIVGQEAVSRTLKNAINQDKTSHAYLFNGPRGTGKTSAAKIFAKAINCPNQNDGEPCNQCHLCQAITEGRLADVIEIDAASNNGVEEIRDIRDKVRYAPTEANYKVYIIDEVHMLSTGAFNALLKTLEEPPSRVIFILATTEAHKIPATVISRTQRFDFKRLSNQAIKDRMAYILDQEGVTYEAEALELIAQDANGGMRDALSLLDQVISFSQGEITTAMTRQVTGILSDEQKIAYVEALGQGDTDQALAVLRQILQAGREASRFVEEMLLFTRDLLLAKQSQGAKDTELMKNYDQSFYDLAKNLDRDLIYQMMKEFRSVQEDIRFAIQGDIYLEVATIKLADLPAGDSSPSRAAMQTPSDGESQQLAQLKQEVQALKQAIAQVKGGQGPSPASSSPAKEEAKPASDKRPKKVQGQFKPAYSAIYKTLSQATKTDLNQVSSVWSQVVESLPTVQQALLHQTEPVAASPEAFVLSFDYEIFCQRVFEDKELQETVATHLQNQINHPGRMLVMTSEQWQEARGRYVKAYHEGRKDELIQSQAEKENSDASQADSPASPVASQESEAPVDQEADRPQPQGDSSSAWLSQEDQQAQDPLTQTMADLFGADNDNVTLSND, from the coding sequence ATGGTTGAGAATGAAGGAAGGGAGGCCATGATGAGTTATCAAGCTTTATATCGGAAGTGGCGGCCGCAAACCTTTGCTGATATTGTCGGCCAAGAAGCGGTTTCAAGAACCTTGAAGAACGCCATCAATCAAGATAAGACCAGCCATGCCTATTTGTTTAATGGACCGCGGGGAACAGGGAAGACCAGTGCCGCTAAAATTTTTGCTAAGGCGATTAACTGTCCCAATCAAAATGATGGAGAACCCTGCAATCAATGCCACCTCTGTCAGGCCATTACCGAAGGCCGCTTGGCGGATGTAATTGAAATTGATGCGGCCTCTAACAATGGGGTGGAGGAAATCCGTGATATCCGTGACAAGGTCCGCTACGCCCCTACCGAAGCGAACTACAAGGTCTACATTATCGATGAAGTCCACATGCTCTCAACCGGGGCCTTTAATGCCCTGTTAAAAACCTTAGAAGAGCCACCCAGCCGGGTGATCTTTATCTTAGCGACAACTGAAGCCCATAAAATTCCGGCGACGGTGATTTCTCGGACCCAACGTTTTGACTTTAAGCGGCTGTCTAACCAAGCGATTAAGGACCGGATGGCCTATATCCTAGACCAAGAAGGGGTGACTTATGAAGCTGAGGCCTTGGAATTAATTGCCCAAGATGCCAATGGGGGCATGCGGGATGCCTTGAGTTTGTTGGACCAGGTGATTTCTTTCTCCCAAGGCGAGATTACCACGGCCATGACCCGGCAAGTGACGGGGATTTTAAGTGATGAGCAAAAAATTGCTTACGTTGAAGCTCTAGGACAAGGCGATACTGACCAAGCCTTGGCCGTTCTAAGGCAGATCCTTCAAGCCGGCCGGGAAGCTAGCCGTTTTGTCGAAGAGATGCTGCTTTTTACCCGTGACCTCTTGTTAGCTAAGCAAAGTCAAGGGGCTAAAGATACGGAACTGATGAAAAACTACGACCAGTCTTTTTATGACTTGGCCAAGAACTTAGACCGCGATTTGATTTACCAAATGATGAAGGAATTTCGCTCGGTCCAAGAAGATATCCGCTTTGCCATCCAAGGCGATATTTATTTAGAAGTGGCTACCATTAAATTGGCCGACTTGCCTGCAGGGGATAGCAGTCCTTCTAGAGCAGCTATGCAGACTCCGAGTGATGGGGAATCTCAGCAATTGGCCCAGTTAAAGCAAGAAGTCCAAGCCTTAAAGCAAGCAATCGCCCAAGTAAAAGGGGGGCAAGGCCCTTCCCCGGCAAGCTCATCCCCTGCTAAAGAGGAAGCTAAGCCGGCAAGTGACAAGCGACCGAAAAAGGTCCAAGGGCAATTTAAGCCGGCCTATTCAGCTATCTATAAGACTCTGAGCCAGGCCACAAAAACTGACCTCAACCAGGTCAGCAGTGTTTGGTCTCAGGTGGTCGAATCTCTTCCTACCGTTCAACAGGCCCTCCTCCATCAAACGGAGCCGGTCGCTGCCAGTCCTGAGGCCTTTGTCTTGAGTTTTGACTATGAGATTTTCTGCCAAAGGGTTTTTGAGGATAAAGAATTACAAGAGACCGTCGCTACCCACTTACAAAATCAAATCAACCATCCCGGCCGGATGCTGGTGATGACAAGTGAGCAATGGCAGGAGGCTCGGGGACGCTATGTCAAGGCCTACCATGAAGGCCGTAAGGATGAACTGATCCAGTCCCAAGCCGAAAAAGAAAATAGTGATGCCAGCCAAGCCGATAGTCCGGCAAGTCCAGTCGCTTCTCAAGAAAGTGAAGCTCCTGTGGACCAGGAAGCTGATCGGCCACAGCCACAAGGAGACTCGTCTTCTGCTTGGCTATCACAGGAAGACCAGCAAGCCCAAGATCCGCTCACCCAAACCATGGCTGATCTCTTTGGGGCGGATAATGACAATGTTACCCTCAGCAATGATTAA
- the tadA gene encoding tRNA adenosine(34) deaminase TadA, translating into MDERADDFMQAAIDQAKKAQAIDEVPIGAVAVYQGQVIGRGYNLREQSQDATDHAEMQAIRQANRYLNNWRLNDVDLYVTLEPCSMCSGAIVLSRIRCLYFGASDPKAGTCGSLMNLVQDPRLNHQVDLVSGLRGEECSQLLKSFFKDLRKRRKAASRKPRS; encoded by the coding sequence ATGGATGAGCGGGCAGACGATTTTATGCAGGCGGCCATTGACCAAGCCAAAAAGGCCCAGGCCATCGATGAGGTGCCGATTGGAGCAGTAGCTGTCTACCAGGGCCAGGTGATTGGACGAGGATATAACTTGCGGGAGCAGAGTCAAGATGCGACAGACCATGCCGAAATGCAGGCCATCCGTCAGGCCAACCGCTACTTAAATAATTGGCGCTTGAATGATGTTGACCTCTATGTCACTTTAGAGCCTTGTAGCATGTGCAGTGGGGCCATTGTCCTGAGCCGGATTCGCTGCCTCTACTTTGGGGCCAGTGATCCCAAGGCGGGAACCTGTGGATCCTTGATGAATTTGGTCCAAGACCCCAGGCTCAACCACCAAGTCGACTTAGTCAGTGGTCTAAGGGGAGAGGAATGCAGTCAACTCCTTAAAAGCTTTTTCAAGGACCTGCGTAAGCGTCGCAAAGCCGCTTCCCGTAAACCCAGGTCTTAG
- a CDS encoding 2-dehydropantoate 2-reductase, with amino-acid sequence MKIVILGAGGMGSRFGLMLKKAGKDVTLLDGWDKNIEAIREHGIRANYNGEEVQVDIDIYPIDDFDPDLKADLLIVFTKAMQLEDAIQATRSIVTDQTKVLCLMNGIGYDDILRKYFDDEQIVLGNTMWTAGLEGPGRPKLFGNGYVNLLNLGKSEEAAAAAKDIVALLDEAGLNGVYEKEIFYLIYKKVCVNATMNGLCTILECNMADLGDAQASHDLINQLVKEVVDVANAEGVEMDLDEMIEHVGECFNRETIGGHFPSMYQDLITNKRLTEIDYINGAVAQKGKKLNVPTPYNQFLTSLVHTKEQLLGAK; translated from the coding sequence ATGAAAATTGTTATATTAGGTGCCGGTGGTATGGGTTCCCGTTTTGGGTTAATGTTAAAAAAAGCCGGCAAAGATGTTACCTTACTCGACGGGTGGGATAAAAATATTGAAGCCATTCGTGAACACGGTATCCGTGCCAACTATAACGGAGAAGAGGTCCAAGTGGACATTGATATTTATCCAATTGATGACTTTGATCCGGACTTGAAGGCAGACTTACTGATTGTCTTTACCAAGGCCATGCAATTGGAGGATGCTATCCAAGCAACTCGCTCCATTGTAACAGACCAAACTAAGGTTTTATGTCTGATGAACGGGATTGGCTATGATGATATCCTCCGTAAATATTTTGATGATGAACAAATTGTCTTAGGAAACACCATGTGGACCGCTGGTTTAGAAGGCCCTGGTCGTCCGAAATTATTCGGTAATGGCTATGTTAACCTCCTTAACCTGGGTAAGAGCGAAGAGGCGGCAGCTGCTGCTAAAGACATCGTAGCTTTACTCGATGAAGCGGGTCTGAATGGGGTTTATGAAAAAGAAATTTTCTACCTGATCTACAAGAAGGTTTGCGTTAATGCAACCATGAATGGCCTCTGTACGATTTTAGAATGTAATATGGCTGATTTGGGAGACGCCCAAGCTTCCCACGACCTCATTAATCAATTAGTCAAAGAAGTGGTTGACGTGGCGAATGCAGAAGGTGTGGAAATGGACCTGGATGAAATGATTGAACACGTGGGTGAATGCTTCAACCGCGAAACCATTGGTGGCCACTTCCCATCCATGTACCAAGATTTGATCACCAATAAGCGCCTGACTGAAATCGACTATATTAATGGAGCCGTGGCTCAAAAGGGTAAGAAACTCAATGTACCAACCCCTTACAACCAATTCTTAACCAGCCTGGTTCATACCAAAGAACAATTACTAGGCGCTAAATAA
- a CDS encoding ATP-dependent Clp protease ATP-binding subunit — MKDIYTEKAKTAIGFAKEEAEYFRHPAIGSEHMLLGLYRESEGVAHAVLSDYLPSYESLREEIEFVTGYGTSDSAKSQEDYVQFSPRMQDVLNQAKDLAKSMQASLIGTEHLLLALINEETLANRLLKNLDIDVNRLRSDVYQMLGQKEPVRNRTKKPLGKQSKSKTPTLDSIAKDLTQAAKDGKLDPVIGRQQEMRRLMQVLSRRTKNNPVLVGEPGVGKTAIVEALAIQMSQQQVPENMLDKRLMVLDIGSLVAGTKYRGEFEDRMKHLIEEIEDQGNIILFIDEIHTIIGAGGAEGAIDASNLLKPALSRGQVQLIGATTLNEYQKYIEKDAALERRFAKILVEEPSLAETEEILKGIRPAYEKHHQVAIPDESVTTCVRLSSRYLSDRFLPDKAIDVMDEAAATKRLDNPVANSGRRKKYQIEQELKRLNQEKEYHVRNQAFQKAAAVHAQQANLVRELSRLEADQGDQDNQDSYDLSLTSQDVQNLIHAWTGIPVQELSQSDNERLIHLEDRLHDRVKGQDEAVNAVARAIKRSRSGLGQRNRPIGSFMFLGPTGVGKTELAKTLAETLFGSEEALVRLDMSEYMEKYSSSRMIGSAPGYIGYEEGGQLTEKIRQHPYSIVLFDEIEKAHPDVFDLLLQVLDDGYITDSKGRMVDFRNTVVIMTSNIGATELRDEKLVGFGQDNQQKDYQTMKKRILEALKKTFRPEFLNRVDEVIVFHALSQDNLKDIVRKFTDQICQQVEEQGLTLRFTNGAIKRLAKDGYDPEMGARPVRRLIQRQIEDALSDLLIEGKVQAGDSLQVGSRQGTFYIRTKHGDGSESQADLDKVEESLSLG, encoded by the coding sequence ATGAAAGACATCTATACTGAAAAAGCCAAGACCGCGATTGGATTTGCCAAAGAAGAAGCTGAATACTTCCGTCATCCAGCCATTGGTAGCGAGCATATGCTTTTGGGCTTATACCGCGAAAGTGAAGGTGTTGCTCATGCCGTTTTAAGCGACTACTTGCCAAGTTATGAGAGTCTTCGCGAAGAGATTGAATTTGTGACCGGCTATGGGACCAGCGATTCAGCCAAGAGTCAGGAAGACTATGTGCAGTTTTCCCCACGCATGCAAGACGTCTTGAACCAAGCCAAAGACTTGGCCAAGTCTATGCAGGCTTCCTTAATTGGTACCGAGCACTTATTACTCGCCCTCATCAATGAGGAAACCCTGGCCAACCGCCTGCTGAAAAATCTCGATATAGATGTTAATCGTTTGCGTAGTGATGTCTATCAGATGCTGGGACAAAAAGAACCAGTCAGAAACCGGACTAAAAAGCCGCTGGGTAAGCAAAGCAAAAGCAAGACCCCGACCTTGGATAGTATTGCTAAGGACCTGACCCAAGCCGCTAAGGACGGCAAGCTGGACCCAGTGATCGGTCGCCAGCAAGAAATGCGGCGGCTCATGCAGGTCTTAAGCCGCCGAACCAAGAATAACCCGGTCCTGGTTGGTGAACCTGGGGTTGGTAAGACCGCCATTGTCGAAGCCTTAGCCATCCAAATGAGCCAACAGCAAGTCCCAGAAAACATGCTGGATAAACGACTCATGGTCTTAGATATCGGCTCTTTAGTTGCTGGGACCAAGTACCGCGGTGAATTTGAAGACCGCATGAAGCATCTAATTGAAGAAATTGAAGACCAAGGCAATATTATTCTCTTTATCGATGAAATCCATACCATTATAGGGGCTGGGGGAGCTGAAGGGGCTATTGACGCCTCAAACCTCCTAAAACCTGCTCTCAGTCGGGGACAAGTCCAATTGATCGGGGCTACTACCCTCAACGAATACCAAAAATACATCGAAAAAGATGCCGCCTTGGAAAGACGTTTTGCTAAGATTTTAGTTGAAGAACCTAGCCTAGCGGAGACGGAAGAAATCTTGAAAGGGATCCGGCCCGCCTATGAAAAACACCACCAAGTGGCCATCCCCGATGAGAGCGTTACCACTTGTGTGCGTTTAAGCTCCCGTTATCTGTCAGACCGCTTCCTTCCTGACAAGGCCATTGATGTTATGGATGAAGCGGCGGCTACCAAGCGGCTGGATAATCCAGTAGCCAATAGTGGTCGCCGGAAGAAATACCAAATCGAACAGGAATTGAAGCGACTTAACCAAGAAAAAGAATACCATGTCCGTAACCAGGCCTTTCAAAAGGCAGCCGCGGTCCATGCCCAACAAGCGAACTTAGTCAGAGAACTTAGTCGCTTGGAAGCAGACCAAGGCGACCAGGACAATCAAGACAGCTACGACTTGAGTTTGACCAGTCAAGACGTGCAAAACTTGATCCATGCTTGGACCGGCATCCCTGTTCAAGAACTGAGTCAAAGTGATAACGAACGCTTGATCCACTTAGAAGACCGCCTCCATGACCGGGTCAAGGGCCAAGACGAAGCGGTCAATGCAGTGGCCCGGGCTATTAAACGCTCACGCAGTGGTTTGGGACAAAGAAACCGTCCCATCGGTTCCTTTATGTTCCTTGGCCCAACTGGAGTCGGAAAAACCGAATTAGCCAAGACCTTAGCCGAAACCCTTTTTGGTTCGGAAGAGGCCCTGGTTCGTCTAGATATGTCCGAATACATGGAGAAATATTCTTCCAGCCGGATGATCGGTTCAGCACCAGGTTATATTGGCTATGAAGAAGGGGGGCAACTGACTGAGAAGATCCGTCAACATCCTTATTCCATTGTCCTCTTCGATGAAATTGAAAAGGCCCATCCTGATGTCTTTGACCTCTTACTCCAAGTCCTTGATGACGGTTATATTACCGATAGTAAGGGTCGGATGGTGGACTTTAGAAATACGGTGGTCATCATGACCTCCAATATTGGGGCCACTGAATTACGGGATGAAAAACTGGTCGGCTTTGGTCAAGATAACCAACAAAAAGACTATCAAACCATGAAAAAGCGGATCTTGGAAGCCTTGAAGAAGACCTTTAGACCGGAGTTCCTTAACCGGGTGGATGAAGTGATTGTCTTCCACGCCCTAAGTCAAGACAACTTGAAGGATATTGTCCGCAAATTTACCGATCAAATTTGCCAACAAGTGGAAGAACAAGGCTTGACCTTGCGCTTTACCAATGGGGCTATTAAGCGATTGGCTAAGGACGGTTATGACCCAGAAATGGGCGCGCGGCCAGTTCGCCGCCTCATCCAACGGCAAATTGAAGATGCTCTGAGTGACCTCTTGATTGAAGGGAAGGTCCAAGCTGGAGACAGCCTTCAAGTCGGCAGCCGCCAAGGTACTTTCTACATCCGTACTAAACATGGTGACGGCAGTGAAAGCCAGGCTGACCTGGACAAAGTGGAGGAAAGTCTGTCCCTAGGATAG
- a CDS encoding CtsR family transcriptional regulator — MSNRNMSDIIEAYLKEVLQDTERVEIRRSEIADRFECVPSQINYVINTRFTPKQGYQVESKRGGGGYIRIMKLNIIDDADYIDNMISLVGNDISLRDAVSILTNLMKNELLNESEAAIMHSAIDKQVMSNFKSPDRVRAVILRNMLEHLKYH, encoded by the coding sequence ATGAGCAACCGGAATATGTCAGATATTATTGAAGCCTATCTCAAAGAAGTGCTTCAAGATACTGAACGGGTCGAAATCAGACGGAGTGAAATTGCTGACCGCTTTGAGTGCGTGCCTTCACAGATTAATTATGTGATTAATACGCGTTTTACCCCCAAGCAAGGCTATCAAGTCGAAAGTAAGCGGGGTGGTGGCGGCTATATCAGAATTATGAAATTGAATATTATCGACGATGCGGACTATATTGATAATATGATTAGCCTAGTAGGGAACGACATTTCCTTGCGCGATGCTGTATCGATTCTCACCAATTTGATGAAGAATGAACTGCTCAACGAGAGCGAGGCGGCCATCATGCACTCAGCCATTGACAAGCAAGTCATGTCTAATTTCAAATCCCCGGACCGTGTCCGCGCAGTGATACTTAGGAACATGCTAGAACATTTGAAATATCACTAA
- a CDS encoding cation diffusion facilitator family transporter: METLYRIVGIESQSQYDWLAKQIQDLNQDKGFAIELDKDIVRLHRQEELLYLRRFLAFEQFSLVALDPAELELDKAKQLRFKNTQETAKKMRIVLILNAFFTVFEAFFGWTLNSAAILSDAVHDSGDVLAIAIAWFFEKISDREADNRYSYGYRRFSLLGGLITAVFLLFGSAFILITSIPKLFNPEPVHVTGMFWVAVFAVVVNGYCSWMMHKGQSANEQLLNLHLLEDVLGWVAILILSVVLRFTNWYFLDPLLSILTAAWIISQSFPRFLNISKIFLQAVPEGIDPQVIGQQILALDDDIDGLSHLHIWSTDGEQHMASVTVLTCRLTADEQEDLKQKIRSLVAKYNINHITIDTVYDPDHFIQRESSQHN; encoded by the coding sequence ATGGAAACACTTTACAGGATTGTCGGTATCGAAAGCCAAAGCCAATATGATTGGTTGGCAAAGCAAATCCAAGACCTTAACCAGGACAAGGGCTTTGCGATTGAATTGGACAAGGATATTGTCCGTTTGCACCGCCAGGAAGAATTACTTTACCTACGTCGCTTTTTAGCCTTTGAACAGTTCTCCCTGGTCGCTCTTGATCCAGCAGAGTTGGAATTAGATAAGGCCAAACAACTTCGCTTTAAAAATACCCAGGAAACGGCCAAGAAGATGCGCATCGTTCTCATCTTAAATGCCTTCTTCACCGTCTTTGAGGCCTTCTTTGGTTGGACCTTAAACAGTGCGGCTATCCTATCTGATGCGGTCCACGACTCGGGTGACGTTCTAGCTATTGCCATTGCCTGGTTCTTCGAAAAGATTTCTGACCGTGAGGCTGATAACCGCTATTCTTATGGCTACCGCCGCTTTTCTCTATTAGGGGGGCTGATTACGGCAGTCTTTCTATTATTCGGATCGGCCTTTATTTTAATCACTTCGATTCCTAAGCTCTTTAATCCTGAACCGGTTCATGTGACGGGAATGTTCTGGGTAGCTGTTTTCGCGGTGGTGGTTAATGGTTATTGCTCTTGGATGATGCATAAGGGTCAGTCAGCCAATGAACAATTACTCAACCTCCACCTCCTAGAAGATGTCCTCGGCTGGGTAGCCATCCTGATTCTTTCAGTGGTCTTACGCTTTACCAATTGGTATTTCCTTGACCCGCTCTTGTCGATTCTGACTGCGGCTTGGATTATCAGTCAAAGTTTCCCACGTTTCCTGAATATTTCTAAGATTTTCCTCCAAGCGGTTCCTGAAGGCATTGACCCCCAAGTCATTGGTCAACAAATCTTAGCCTTAGACGATGATATCGATGGTTTGTCCCACTTACATATCTGGTCAACCGATGGAGAACAACATATGGCCAGTGTCACCGTCCTGACTTGTCGTTTAACCGCAGATGAACAAGAAGACCTCAAGCAAAAAATCCGCTCCTTGGTGGCGAAATATAATATAAATCATATAACCATAGATACCGTTTACGATCCTGACCACTTTATCCAAAGAGAAAGTAGCCAGCATAACTAG
- a CDS encoding ABC transporter ATP-binding protein, whose translation MELRLENIEKSFQDQEVLKGATYTFEAGHIYGLLGRNGSGKTTLFRILYGDLESDGGQAQLVENGQERAIEPEDIGMVFAENYLPDFLTGYEYIKFYMDIHAPKDAYSVDDYLDRLGFGQEDRHRIIKGYSSGMKSKLAILCLLISKPKIILLDEPLTAIDVISSLEIKRLLLDLGKDHIMIMSTHMIQLAKDICDDIVLLHQGQLRHFESALEDEDFDQSLIEALSVEDEGHD comes from the coding sequence ATGGAATTGCGCTTAGAAAATATCGAAAAGAGCTTTCAAGATCAAGAAGTCCTTAAAGGGGCAACTTATACTTTTGAAGCTGGCCATATTTATGGACTCTTAGGCCGGAACGGGTCAGGGAAGACCACCCTCTTTCGCATCCTCTATGGGGACTTAGAAAGTGATGGCGGCCAGGCTCAATTAGTTGAGAATGGTCAAGAAAGAGCCATTGAGCCGGAAGACATCGGCATGGTCTTTGCAGAAAATTATTTACCGGACTTTCTCACGGGCTATGAATATATTAAATTCTACATGGATATCCATGCCCCCAAGGATGCTTATTCCGTCGATGATTACTTGGACCGCTTGGGATTTGGTCAGGAGGACCGCCACCGGATTATCAAGGGTTACTCCAGTGGGATGAAGAGTAAGTTGGCCATTCTTTGCCTTTTGATTTCCAAACCTAAAATTATCCTCCTCGACGAGCCCTTAACCGCTATTGATGTGATATCCAGTTTAGAAATTAAGCGCCTGCTCCTTGACCTAGGTAAGGACCATATTATGATCATGTCCACCCATATGATCCAACTGGCCAAGGATATTTGTGATGATATTGTGCTTTTACACCAAGGCCAGTTGCGACACTTTGAGAGCGCTCTGGAAGATGAGGACTTTGACCAGTCCCTCATTGAAGCCTTGAGCGTGGAGGATGAGGGCCATGACTAA
- a CDS encoding DUF739 family protein: protein MEFDYRKLRGRIIEIYGSVKNFSKAMELSEPTMSMKLNGGLSFSQSQIYKSCELLDIDHEEIGRYFFTPKENKAETNDN from the coding sequence ATGGAATTCGACTATCGAAAATTACGTGGCAGGATTATTGAGATTTATGGTTCGGTGAAGAATTTTTCCAAGGCAATGGAATTGTCAGAGCCGACTATGTCCATGAAATTAAATGGTGGTTTGTCTTTTAGTCAATCACAAATTTATAAGTCTTGCGAATTATTGGATATCGACCATGAAGAAATCGGCCGTTATTTCTTTACTCCTAAAGAAAATAAGGCGGAAACAAATGATAATTAA